One part of the Eulemur rufifrons isolate Redbay chromosome 16, OSU_ERuf_1, whole genome shotgun sequence genome encodes these proteins:
- the LETMD1 gene encoding LETM1 domain-containing protein 1 isoform X14, translating to MYLFPRQLLIQHFWTPKQQIDFLDIYHALRKQSHSEIISYLERVIPLISDAGLQWHLSEMCTKIQRGIHPAIHDILALRKCFCNHPLGMNQLQALHMKALSRAMLLTPYLPPPLLRHRLKARTTVIYQLDRALAKLGVAQLTAQEVKSACYLRGLNSTHIAEDRCRTWLGEWLQISCTLKEAELSLLLHNVVLLSTNYLGTRR from the exons AT GTACCTGTTTCCCAGGCAACTATTGATCCAGCATTTCtggaccccaaaacaacaaattgaTTTCTTAGATATCTACCATGCCCTCCGAAAGCAGTCCCATTCAGAAATCATTAGTTATTTAGAAAGGGTCATCCCTCTCATATCTGATGCAGGACTCCAGTGGCATCTGTCAGAAATGTGCACCAAG ATACAGCGCGGTATCCACCCAGCAATACATGATATCTTGGCTCTAAGGAAGTGTTTCTGTAACCATCCTCTGGGCATGAACCAACTCCAGGCTTTGCACATG AAAGCCTTGAGCCGGGCCATGCTTCTTACACCCTATCTGCCTCCTCCCTTGTTGAGACATCGTTTGAAAGCTCGTACCACTGTGATTTACCAACTGGACAGGGCTTTGGCAAAGCTGGGGGTTGCTCAGCTAACTGCTCAAGAAGTAAAATCG GCTTGTTATCTTCGTGGCCTGAATTCTACCCATATTGCTGAAGACAGGTGTCGAACTTGGCTGGGAGAATGGCTACAGATTTCCTGCACCTTGAAAG AAGCTGAGCTGTCCCTCTTGCTGCACAACGTGGTCCTGCTTTCCACCAACTACCTTGGGACAAGGCGCTGA
- the LETMD1 gene encoding LETM1 domain-containing protein 1 isoform X6 yields the protein MFWADAKKARRIKTNMWKHNIKFHQLSYREMEHLRQFRQDVTKCLFLGIISIPPFANYLVFLLMYLFPRQLLIQHFWTPKQQIDFLDIYHALRKQSHSEIISYLERVIPLISDAGLQWHLSEMCTKIQRGIHPAIHDILALRKCFCNHPLGMNQLQALHMKALSRAMLLTPYLPPPLLRHRLKARTTVIYQLDRALAKLGVAQLTAQEVKSACYLRGLNSTHIAEDRCRTWLGEWLQISCTLKEAELSLLLHNVVLLSTNYLGTRR from the exons ATGTTTTGGGCTGATGCCAAAAAGGCTAgaagaataaagacaaatatgTGGAAGCACAATATAAAGTTTCATCAACTTTCATACCGGGAGATGGAGCATTTGAGACAG TTCCGCCAAGACGTCACCAAGTGTCTTTTCCTAGGTATCATTTCCATTCCACCCTTTGCCAACTACCTGGTCTTCTTGCTAAT GTACCTGTTTCCCAGGCAACTATTGATCCAGCATTTCtggaccccaaaacaacaaattgaTTTCTTAGATATCTACCATGCCCTCCGAAAGCAGTCCCATTCAGAAATCATTAGTTATTTAGAAAGGGTCATCCCTCTCATATCTGATGCAGGACTCCAGTGGCATCTGTCAGAAATGTGCACCAAG ATACAGCGCGGTATCCACCCAGCAATACATGATATCTTGGCTCTAAGGAAGTGTTTCTGTAACCATCCTCTGGGCATGAACCAACTCCAGGCTTTGCACATG AAAGCCTTGAGCCGGGCCATGCTTCTTACACCCTATCTGCCTCCTCCCTTGTTGAGACATCGTTTGAAAGCTCGTACCACTGTGATTTACCAACTGGACAGGGCTTTGGCAAAGCTGGGGGTTGCTCAGCTAACTGCTCAAGAAGTAAAATCG GCTTGTTATCTTCGTGGCCTGAATTCTACCCATATTGCTGAAGACAGGTGTCGAACTTGGCTGGGAGAATGGCTACAGATTTCCTGCACCTTGAAAG AAGCTGAGCTGTCCCTCTTGCTGCACAACGTGGTCCTGCTTTCCACCAACTACCTTGGGACAAGGCGCTGA
- the LETMD1 gene encoding LETM1 domain-containing protein 1 isoform X12 produces the protein MKGIISIPPFANYLVFLLMYLFPRQLLIQHFWTPKQQIDFLDIYHALRKQSHSEIISYLERVIPLISDAGLQWHLSEMCTKIQRGIHPAIHDILALRKCFCNHPLGMNQLQALHMKALSRAMLLTPYLPPPLLRHRLKARTTVIYQLDRALAKLGVAQLTAQEVKSACYLRGLNSTHIAEDRCRTWLGEWLQISCTLKEAELSLLLHNVVLLSTNYLGTRR, from the exons Atgaaag GTATCATTTCCATTCCACCCTTTGCCAACTACCTGGTCTTCTTGCTAAT GTACCTGTTTCCCAGGCAACTATTGATCCAGCATTTCtggaccccaaaacaacaaattgaTTTCTTAGATATCTACCATGCCCTCCGAAAGCAGTCCCATTCAGAAATCATTAGTTATTTAGAAAGGGTCATCCCTCTCATATCTGATGCAGGACTCCAGTGGCATCTGTCAGAAATGTGCACCAAG ATACAGCGCGGTATCCACCCAGCAATACATGATATCTTGGCTCTAAGGAAGTGTTTCTGTAACCATCCTCTGGGCATGAACCAACTCCAGGCTTTGCACATG AAAGCCTTGAGCCGGGCCATGCTTCTTACACCCTATCTGCCTCCTCCCTTGTTGAGACATCGTTTGAAAGCTCGTACCACTGTGATTTACCAACTGGACAGGGCTTTGGCAAAGCTGGGGGTTGCTCAGCTAACTGCTCAAGAAGTAAAATCG GCTTGTTATCTTCGTGGCCTGAATTCTACCCATATTGCTGAAGACAGGTGTCGAACTTGGCTGGGAGAATGGCTACAGATTTCCTGCACCTTGAAAG AAGCTGAGCTGTCCCTCTTGCTGCACAACGTGGTCCTGCTTTCCACCAACTACCTTGGGACAAGGCGCTGA